One Lepisosteus oculatus isolate fLepOcu1 chromosome 4, fLepOcu1.hap2, whole genome shotgun sequence genomic window, CAGGATCTAGTTCCGATTTTTTCTCCAACTTGATGATTAAATCAATTGAAGAGCACTGTACAATAACTAAGCTTTATTTTACCTCCGTATTCATGCCGTATAGTGTCAGAGAAAGGCCCTGGAAATGAAATTAAGGAGTGTAGAGTGTAAGAAACACCCCAAGGCAACTGTCAGTCATGAACTCGGGGGGAGGTTTCAGCTTGTCTTCAGGTGAACTGACTGAAGAAATCCTGCAGCAACAGATGTTGTCTGCCACAGCCAGTAATTATCTCTCACCTTGGACGATCCTGTTTTAATCTATTTCTTATTGGCTTGCAGAATGTTTTGCATCCTTTCGGGCGGCTTGACACGCAGATGAAATAGAAAGTGAGCTCCTTTTGTTGTGCTGTATCTGTTTCACAAGGCTGTAAGCCATTCACAAGAAGGACAGCATTCTTTTAGTTTTGTCAATGGTTATAATGTCTGAAACTTTGTTGCACAACAAGGCACAGTAGCTCCTGAGGTTCTGCTTAAATTCTATAATTCCATAATGTATGCTTgggaaaaaacaaatctgtttttctacTTATCTGGGCTATTGTGTACTGTAATTGTATGGTAAAttacttttatgttttaaatctaaaaagCCTCAGCTTCCATGTGCTACAGAATAcgttaaaaataagaataagaagGCATTCAAAATGAGACGTTCTTCAACTTTCATATTTCCTTATTCTGCAAGGCCTGTTGTGTAGAATGTTATGTTGAAAACCGTTATCAAAACCAATGTCCACTGAGTATGTACTGTGTTCATGTCTGTTCCAATCGTTTTTAAGACTACTGTTTTTCATGGGGCCCTGTTCATATTAGCTGTAAATAACCTTTGGTTCCGATCAGCATGGACGGTAGGAATAAGATATAGTTCTGCAGGATGTGAAAGAACACAAGTGAAGAGCTACAGATCTGTGTCAAGTCCTCATCTGAAAAACCACTCTTGGAAACAATACCTTAATGGGTATTATGGGAAATTGTGCATGGAGGCTGTATTCCTTGTTCTTCTGCTTGTAGGTATAATCACATGAACAATGTTAAGTCCACCATATGTGCTTTGGGTGAGACAGACTGCTTAATTAATCTGGGAGAAAAGCACAAAATTCTTTAAATGCTTAACAAGTTGTTGAGTTGTTTCAGCCTGGCGATACAAAATTGCGAATTTTCTTTTCAATTGCACACTGGATTATTGATGGCCTTCCCAAtttgtaaaaacacatttttaccatTCCTGCTTCTCTTTCACTGAAAACTGAGAATCCCAACTTGGTCTCCCTTTACTGAGTCTGAAGAAAGCAGCACTTGAACTCTGCCGATGTCTGTCAGGGAGCAGCTATTTGAGTTTGCCTGGTATGAAAGCATTCCCTATTAAGGTGGGAATGCAGAGTATCCATTTGCTGTCAGGATCTTCTCAGTGATTATTAATGAGCTTCTTTTGTGATGAGGCAGAATTGAGACAGTATTAAATTCAGAGCAGAGATAACGTGTAGCTAAAGGAACTGGGTGCTTTGATCTttgacaaaaatgaaacactggTAGGGGATGCTGGGGGGAGGGCACACATTTGGGCACTGTTGGGAGAACATAAGGCTCCAGATATTCACTATTTTGATCAAACAGGACTGTGCGACATCCCTTTGTGTGTTTAACACCCAGCTCGAATGTTCTATCAGTCACTTCAGTGATGTGTTGTGTGAATCAGAATGCTGTTTCCAAAGCAGGGAGGAAAACCTTTGACCTCAGCTGTGGCTCATACTGGCATCTCCCCGATGGCAGGTAGAATAATAAGGATGGAAACCTGAGGAGCTCTGATAAGCAACTTTGTAAACCTTATAAGCGCTGCTGTGTAATAAAAGCTATACACACAGCAGTTACAACAGTGACTAagatttcattttctaaccagtaTGTCCATTACAGGGAAGCCGCAGTCTATACTgggaagcaacaggcacaaggcaggatacaccctggatgggacaccactCCATCACAGGTGACTAATGTTTTACTTTCCTAAATGAAGAGTTTAAAGAGGTAAGAGCACAAAGGATAACTGTAATGTCTCAGTTCATTATGTATGATAAAGGCCTGATCCACTCTGTAATTGCACAGAAGCACCAGGAAAAACTAACCCAGAGTCAGGGTGTCTCAGAGGCACTTTTCCAAATAAGCTACACTTTTGTCTCCTCCACTTCATAGTGTGCTCGATGATAAGTGTGTGGATTCATGAACTGCGACTACAGGCtagttaatttttttctaaagaCCGCTCCTTTACCTCATTATCGTAATTAAAGCCTAGTTCAATGACCTGGAACAGCCATTTAAAGAAATTGTTATTGATGTGCATCTTTTGTATCATGCTAGAATACAAGTGACATTATTTCAGAGTGAGGTTAAAAAAGGTCATTTCAAATTTACATTTCCTTGGCCTTAAAAGGTGCACACTTCTACctaattttttcttttccgtgTGACTCatatttcacagcttttatCTGTGCCTGCTGCTTGATTCATTATGTTATTCCAGTGAGCTGCTCATCTTTTTTATACTGACTATATAGAACTTTTTGTACAACATGATCATCTGAAAATGATTTCCTGTTGAGaactgtgttcttttgtacagaACAGGTGAAGATGATCAGAAACTGATACTGTTCTAAAACCTGCTCTGCTTCAGATCACAGCAGCATGTTAAGCACATAGCAATTAACTGTTAATATGTCCATTTATGACACATTAATTAATGGCACATGCGTTACTTGACGCTGATACCGAAAAGAAGTAACAGCTGCTATGATAAGTGCAGTAACAAACGCTATTTGTTTCTGTGTCTCTAAAACTGGCCAGTGAGCCAGCTCCTTCGTAGCACGATGTTGGAATGGTAAAGCTCTGAAAGTAATGTTACTGCGTGCTGGGGGTGGGGGCTATAGTTACAACAAATGGAGGGTCTTAATTGAAGTTCAGGAGGAATAATGCCAAAAACCTCCAGTTTCACCCGACtgtttaaaatctttattaTTCCCCAATATGAGCTATTCACATCCCACTGAAAAAATCTTTTTATGCAAGTTGTCTCATGCGTCCCTCCTCCAGCCCATCTCCACCTTTTGCACCCCTTGGTAACCTTCTCTCTCTGAATGGGGGTGCGAGCCTCCTCCTCTTATGGCCAGGCCTCTTaaccaagcgggttaagccaaaacTTCTCACACACAACAGGAGATGCAACAAACATTCACAAAGTATCTGATTATTGGATGTTGTTATTCCTTGTGCATTTGAATCATGAATCAGAAATAGGTAAAACAATGTTACTGTGGTGGCATGCTTCTTTTTCTCACTGAACTTTGCCTGACCCTGCAAACCCACAGAAAGCCTGTCTTGATTATAAATAATAGCAATGGGCAGCCTAATAGGTAATCTGATTGGGAGTTTTAACATCTGATGTGATTCAACAAGAAGGGCAAAAGTGCAGCAGACATGCAAATGATGTTAGAAGCACTTTCGCTGAACTTCTTTGCAGTGAAAAGCCCTGTTTTCACTTccactatgaaaaaaaaactttttaaggaTTATTAACTATTCTTCATCTAtgtttactgtgcctgttgtgGCTAAGCACAAACCTGGCAATGGAGGTTTATGTTCCTATTGCACATTCAGAAGCTGACAAAAAATACTGCAGAAGAAGACTGGGGAAAAAAGGAAGCCGTTAAAAGAACTTCTAAGAAAAGTGGACGTGAAAAATGAAGTTTTTATAAGTACATTCTTTCTCAAAAAACCTTTTTAGATTTGTTGAAAACACAGACTAAGTTGTTTTTCCTTTGGAATCTTTGACACTTGTTTTTGGCCCAAAAGGAGGCTCTGCTGAATGTTGAATACAGGTGAATGTGTGGATGTCTGAAAGTTATTCTTTGACATAAATATATTAGCTGGGCAAATTTGCAATGACACAGAAAATGGTTTGCTAGATGTTGACCCCTTTTAGCATTAAATGTGTTTGAGACTTTCTGAAGATGAAAGGGATAAATTCATCCCCAAAGGAAAAGCCTTTGTCAGAAGAGCTGTGCAGTTTTCTATCTGATACTACAGACTATATTTCCTGTTAAAATATCGTACATATTTTACAGTCTATTACAGAGGTTATGAACAGCAGCATACTTATCCAAGCCATTGGTTGAAGGTTTCCTGTCTTCTTGTACACTCAGAATCGGAAGAATCTCAGTGTTGTGGTGTTGTTAGCCTGTGTTGGCAATCCCCCAAAGCCTGACCTCTGTCTGACACAAGCAGCTGTTTCTCCGGGAGTCACTATCAGTTCACTTCAAAGGTCAccagatgtatttttttagcCGGTCAGTCACTTTCCTCCGATATTGGGTAGCTCGGCTGCTTGTTAATTCCAGCTTTGCATCTAAAAACAACTGCTTTGAtaagggagatctgaatccagaACACTTGCTCTTTAAAACACCTGGATTACAGTTGTGTCAGAAGAGCTGTCCCACTCAACAAGAGCAATACATTCCACGTCAGCATACATCTTACTGCCTTTAACTGATACACTGCCTCGTACCTAAAGTACTGCCAAgtccacaaaaaaaaagtatcagaaactgtttttttctgaatttctacAGTAGGCGCAATGTATTTTCATTAGAGGCTCCTCCCAGAAAtaatttcgttttttttttttaaatgattgctGGATCACCAAGAGAATCTACCTGTCCTGCACTGAAGGACTCATGTGAGCGCTCATACAATTTTAAAGAGCTGGccaacaacaaacacaaattaataatgatCGGTATATACTTGTTCCCTGCAATTAACCAATGGAAAtcccatatatatataaaactgaTTATATATAAGGTAATAATGAACTGATGCCTTACTTCCCATTATTTGTCTGTTATTTTCGAAGGGAGATGTGGTTAAAACTTCCAATCAAAGCAAAATTCCTCTCCTTTTTCTAATAATACATCCTTTGTCAGAAACTGTAGATCAGTCTGATGCACTAAACATATACTAAGTCTTTGGTAAGGGTAAGActtaagtaaaatgtttttttattaatgacaaTTAAAAAGCATCTAACTCTTACCTATTAAACCTATCTCTGTATTAAGTTTGAAAAGCTTCCTGATATGAAAATCATCCTGATGACATTTGACTTAAAGGTATTCAAAACATCACCCAAGGGCACATTTTAAAGATagacttattttttaatatttcttgttAATAAAGGGAGAAATGGTGAAATAATTCCCCCCAGTTTTCTGCAAATGGCCCTTTGAGTGCTTGAATTAATTTGTCTTTGATTCATTAATTTTGTGCTTTGTTGAATTATTTTCCATTACTCTACAGGTGCTACAGCTGTTATCTGTACATGATGTGAAAGTTAACTGTAGCTCTTTTCTTgggattttaaattaaacatgctAAATAACCAACAGCACAGTGCGTAAAGCATCTCTTGTAACAATGCAGGTCCTGCAGCAATTACATTGATTTACTCTGCGCAATGTTCAGTTCAGTGGACTGAATAAAAGAGAAGTGGGTTTAAAACTTCTTTCACACCGCTCCAATAAATTCTGTTTCATCCTTGTGAATTTCGACCAAAATGGCTGGTAAttgaaggacaaaaaaaaaagttttgttttccccTGAGATGTTAAACAATCGGGGACGCAAATGTTCTTTACAAGGTGATAGGAGGAAAAGTTCAGCTGCATCTATCACCGAAGCTGGACCTGCGGCGATAGGAGGGAGGGACATTAAGGTGTCAGCAGAGGAACTCTGGAAGTATAAATCAGGCACTGTGCAGCTAGCCCGGCACAGGCACAGCAATGTGTTTGCCAGCACTGCAAAGTCTGTTTTCTCACTGTCATGCAAGGATGTTCTTCTTCCATGACCCTTTGTGCTGAGGATACAGACCTCCAAAAGACTCCGAATGCAGGGAGATTCTTTTAAATGAGCTTTCCTCTTCGTCATGTCGAATTCACCAAACAATTTTCATAACGTGTAGCCCAATATTCAGTATTTCCGCCTTTGTTTAATAGTGTATATTTGCTCCCTAATGTAATTCATTTTTACCATTGATATACAATGTAAGTAGCTGACATACACTATTcctgtataaaaataaacttcattATATCACAGGTCCACAACTGTCactgaatttttgtttttccctaaatgtttgaaaataaactGAGTTTCTGGATGTGAACGTTTagtcattaaattattttctgttgtttccAGGATTTTAACCTAGAATGTGATGTAATAAGCTTGTTTTGCTGGGTAGATTTTCACCAACCTAAGCCACTCTCTTCAAATTGTGCTGCTTAGTCTCATCGGTATTACCTTTCAGGCATTATAATAAAAGTTGTTATTGGCTTCAGTCTGTCTTGAATTTTGCCATGTAAAAAGTCTAATTAGACATGTCTAGAATATATAACATCTTAGTAGCAATATGGTATTTTAGATCTATGCCAATCTGAATATTGTTATGTTGGAAGTACTTTCCATTTCATTGTCAGAAACTATACAGATCTTACCTGGACACAGAGAGTGACGCTAATTAATTTAATCTAAAGGGAAAAGTAATGCTGAGCTAGTACTGAAGAGAAACTTGCAGTTGTCTTAGAATAGGCCTCCTTTTCACATTTCCCAAGATTTTGTTAAGCATATTTCAATGCATGTAAGGCTTTTTAATTAGGCTGTATTTTGTATATTGGCAAgggtttcattttttgtttgcaCAAATCATCAATCTTTTgttggaaaaagaaaactgcCTACAGTTTTGATAGCACAGCACAGATACGGTTACTTCCAGGTTAGTGTGGGCTCAGAAGGTCATGAGACATTGGTGATGCATGACACAGGTGTGTTACTCTGGAACATCATTCCTTCCAGAGCAGTTGTGCTGGCTTTGCATTGGACTATGGAAACACTGGACATGGACATTGATCAAGGGTTCCTTAAAACACAGCACTTCATCATGTTAAACCACATTAAGGTTGTTTTTAAAGGTTATCTTTAGAAACAAGAGCACATTTCATGAGTTCATTGCTTAGTTTCATTACCCCAAGCACAGAAATTGTATAAGATTCCTATTATATTGCTCATATGGGAGCTTTTATGAAACTATGAAATCAGCATGTGCCCATTTTCCATTACTCCAGAACCTACTGCATTCCATTCCATCACCCTGCAGGCCAGCCCCTGCCCACACAGGCCAGTCTTGCAAAAAACACTGTAAGGGTAAGCATCTGTGTGTTTTACAGGAAGATTAACCATATCAGTTTGTAAAACTAAATGCTTTATGATTGGAAAAGAAAGAGGATATTTGCATTAGAATTCATCAGCTGTGTGTCCCCTTTATGGAGGATTGCATTTATAATATTTGTCACTAGGACCATGACAAAATATCTGCAaccacaatatatttttttaatttttttaagaaataaacacagaaacatctgaaatatagaaatctgcacttttatttaaaagtagtaccacatttctgtttttccaaTGAGTGACATTTTGCCCCAAAAGTCTCACATATAACCTATAAAGGTTTCCAGTAATATTTCTCAACGTCTgtccaaaaataattatttaaatagatCCCATACAGTAACGTATTTAGTTTAAATAAACTGCTTTAGAAATGACTAAAATAACGATATGTACATATTTGTTTAACtcactttaaataaaagttatcaGCTTTAATGAATCACTAGGATCCACATATAGTGCttgcaaagtgttttttctttacaaaaatattaagGGTCTCGTATAAATATctattgtattaaaaaatatacaagtcaaatataaaatgtaaaacatttctcctaaaattaataatgaaaCAGGCTATTTACAAATTAAATGCTATAGGTTCTTTCTCTTCCTTGTGTGTGAATTAGTTGTAGTTGTCAACAAATTTGCTGAACTTTGTGGGTAGATTGTCCACTGGATACACAGTTGGGCCTGTTTTCATGGTAGGGGGGCCATTCAGAAGTGTCCAGTTGCATTTCGTGGTCAGCTCTATTAAAAAGATCTTGAGGAGTATTTTTGCAAACTCCTTGCCCACACACCTCCTAGAGCCTCCGCCGAAAGGTATGTAGTTGTACCCAGGTGTGTCCTCAGGAGCTCTAGACATAAAGCGCTCAGGGTGAAACTCCTCTTTATTAGGGAACACCTCCGCGACATCATGTGTGTCACATATGCTGTAAATAACATTCCACCCCTTCGGGATCTGGTAGCCctgaaaaatcaaagaaaatgtcATCAGAAATCTCCAGGTGTGAATGGGTGGTGTTGGTCCAGGTCATGGTTTTGTGACATGGTTTTAGAGCAATGGGTCTCCGGCTTCCTGCTGCAGCAATTTGCTCTTTTCACACaggagaaaatattttattttaatttggtgCGTAAAAGGATTCATGCACACTGACATGCACAAGTATGAAATGGGAAGTAGTTCTTTGCATAACGAAGTCCATGACTGTAAGAGACCCATGGAGCTTACTTTTCTTTCATGTCTGCAATATATCCAGGCAATTAGTCTGGGGATTACAGTATTGGTGAATGTTTAATGGGCCATAATGCTGTTATTTGCGTTGACGACAAACATATGTGGTGGAATTCCTCATGAGGAATTCACAAGCAGTAGTTTCCAAAGCTCAGAATACAAGCAATACCGTTTTCCTATTAAAATCATTATAAATCATGTGCAAACTGCAGTGCTACGCTAAGCAGGGCAGAACTATGGGCACAATCGCTGGGGTTCTTCTTCCACGTGTTTacataatatttactttttctaaGCGGGTTATTGTGCCATCTAAGATTGAAATAAAAGAATGAAGGGAACAAAGTGTAACCTAGCAAATAGCAACTAAATCGTAACGCCTTACATTTGAAGAGAACGACGCGGTTAAAGTGACTACTTTCTTATTTAAATCTGGAAAGTACTGCTGTAAACACGATATTCCTTCACGTTCGCTAGCTATTAAAGGATTGGTTGTAAACTTGGGATATATTGATGAACAGTTATACACACTAGACTTTGCCTTACATTCAGCTCAAATGTTTTGAGAGCCACGCGAAAACCACCAGGCACCGAGGGGTTTATCCGCAGTGTTTCTTTGATGACGCATCCGATGTATTTCAGTTGTTCCAGAGTCTCGATGTTCAGCGATTTGTCTTGAGAATTGGCTCCCAGCAATCCCTGAAAACAGGAGAAAGGAGTGTTTTACAATTTACCCGTGAATTAAAGGGAAGTCAGGTTTGACTCCAAGAGGATAGAGAGAGATGGAAAACGCGACTGTGCTTCACCTTCGCGTAGAGCTCCTGTCTCATGCGCTGCACTACATCCTGATGCAAACCGAGGAACGTCACTAGCGATGTTGCTGTACTGGCGGTGGTCTCATGACCTCCAAATAACAATTCGGTTGCGGATTCTTTAATCTCCTGTTAAAGAAAGCGCGTTTCACAACATTTAATTCAGCAGAACGCTAGTTGTAATTTTacttaactttttattttcccaTGCTGAGAACGGTAATGAAACAACGAGAAAGAAAATCTACCTGCATATTGAGCGGCTCTCCGTTTTTCCTGCAGTTTTCTATCAACAGCTGCAAGGCGTCTTTGTGGTGCCTCTCGTCGGCAGGCTTTGAGATCTTGTTCTTTATATTTTCTTCAATTTTGGAATGGATAAAATTGCGAGCCTTTAGACCctgttaaagaaataaacatttcagtattttagAATGGCATCTTGGACGCCGGATGCTGCCTGCGCCCTTATCGTCTGTATTTACAAAGGTACCACTCGAGATCAGCGTGGCAAGAGCATCATCTGGCATTTACCCGGTACAAGCCGCTGAAGGGCACATCGATCGGGAGGGAGAATAGATTCTTTATCATCTCCTCGAATGCTTCCACCAGCTCCTGTTCGTCGGACTTCGTTTGTTCAGGCTCAAAGCCAAGCAGGAGCCTCATCGCGATGCGGAACATGAGCCGCTTCATTTCGGGGTAGACCAGCACGCAGGAGTCGCTTTGGAGCCAGGTCGTCACAGCGCACCTCACCTCTTCTTCAATTACTGGGATGTAATGCTCCAGGGCGTCCCTGGAAAAAGCTTTCATGACCGCCTACAAAATGCGAGAAGAAACCCTGAATGAGTAAAAATTCGGCTCGAGGAGCAGACTTGTTGAAATGTGTACAATGCAGGAGGGATTTCAGAATACCAGAGCGTATCCGCATTTACACTTTAACGTTTTGAGAAGGGCAAAAGGCTCCGgacattacattacaaaaacGCACAAcgtttttacatttacaatctGCTGAGGGGGGGGCGAGACACTCCATTTGTAACTCACCTTTTTCTTGCTCTTGTGCTGCGCGCCGTGTAGATTGGAGAGGGTGTCTGAACCAAGGATGGTTCTCACTGACGCTGGCCACTGAACGGCGACAAGTTTATGTTCACCCAGCAAAATCTGCCTCACGTTTTCAGCGCCCATTACCCGCACCGTAGGGCTGCCGAAGAGATGGGTCTTGTAGATAAATCCATACTTCTGGCGTTTCATCTGCAGGAATTTCCTTCTCTGCAAAGATAAGGAACTGGGCTTTAGCTGCAGTCAAGAGTTTGACGCAATCCGACATCGGCATTTTCCATAGCAGGAAAAAGATGACAATCTCCGGGTGCACCTAAAAAAGTTAAGAGTTCAAAAATGACAGcgaagaaaaacacaacaacgGGTCATATTGTAGCAAACAAATCGACGTcctaaaatacatttcatctAGATAATGTATCTTAATTGCCGACTTGTAGCTCGTATTTTAAAGAGGGTGGCGCTCGCGTACACCCTGCTATATACAGAATTAGGATGCATGCCGTGACTCGATATCAGCCCTTTGCAGTTGTGTTGCGATTCCGGACCCAGATGCTTTACCTGAAGGACCATGTGGAGAGTCTCGCCAAGGAACGGCAAACCCATGGTACCTGGAGGAAGGGGGCTCCGACAACTGGGATCCCGTCCGCTTACAATGTAAATTTCCCAGAGCTTTACGGCGGCTAAAAACAGCAACACGGGGAGCACAAGAGTGCAGAGAACCGTTGCGAATAATGTATACAAAACCATATTGACGTTGCGTCCTGGGACTACAATGTGATGGAGTCCGACAGTTCTCTTTTAGGTCAAAGATTCTCTAAGGCGTTTCTCTCGACTGGTGAGTCTCAATGCTTATACCCCCTTTTATACTCGTTTCCAGGTCTCGGCCTCCTGTTACCTTGGTCAGATAAATTAGTTCACACAAAGTTCATCTTTAATTGTAGTGCCATTCCTCTTTGCTCCGCCCATTGGAGAAACGCTGTCCTAAAATCCTTAACCATTTGTTATAAGCCCATTTTAATACCACCTCCTGGAGCAGCTAGACAATCCTTGGATTTAACTTTGAAAAGGTGTTAATTCCCCAACACAATGGGAAGCACGGAGGGCTCTTTGTGGCAAATATTCTGCAGTTTAAACTCCTTACTTTGCTTGGGCTCTTAGCTGTAATGCCTGGGGCGGGCTTAATTGAGCAAGATTGCAATTATTCTTTACTGACTCTGGTACTTCTGCATTCAGATACAAAGTTTCTTTTTCTTACCCAAACTATAATTTCAAAATATACTCCCATTTCCTGTTCTAATTAAGTGTCGATTACCCGATTACCTTTATCCTTAGTAGTTTAACTCAATTTAACAATTAGTCTTTAATTGCTGTCCTTAGAGTTACAATATCACTGACTCATTACATTACAATgatttttctaaattatttgGAGTGTGGTTAGCGTCAGTGATGAGGATAATTCGTGCGCAGAATGTATTGTCATTTCCCCGGGTGTAAAAGTAACTTCAATATCAATACAAATTGTTAGTTGCAATAGTTACTTTATAATCTCTGTGTATTAGAGATGTTATGATCTAACTATGGattgtatgtatatacagtataagcacccATTTAAGAAAGGTGAAAATTCTACCCATATACAAAAACATAGATGCCTCAAACATGAAATTATGAAACCAAGGAGCAAGGGAACAGATGTAAAACTCACTATCATTGTGTTTATCGTTACGTCGTGGAGACAATATGGAGAGGAGCTCTTGTCCACACTTTATAAACAGCGGTCGTGGCAAAGATGCAGGCTAATCTAAAATTAGAGTCTGGCCTGGCGTTAACCCTGTTTACAGTGTCTTCCAGGGCCTCCACGAAACTACATCAACGTCAGACTGAAGTGGATTCCTAAAAAATATGATATAGTGCTCGCCGTCGGTTCA contains:
- the cyp26a1 gene encoding cytochrome P450 26A1 isoform X2, coding for MKRQKYGFIYKTHLFGSPTVRVMGAENVRQILLGEHKLVAVQWPASVRTILGSDTLSNLHGAQHKSKKKAVMKAFSRDALEHYIPVIEEEVRCAVTTWLQSDSCVLVYPEMKRLMFRIAMRLLLGFEPEQTKSDEQELVEAFEEMIKNLFSLPIDVPFSGLYRGLKARNFIHSKIEENIKNKISKPADERHHKDALQLLIENCRKNGEPLNMQEIKESATELLFGGHETTASTATSLVTFLGLHQDVVQRMRQELYAKGLLGANSQDKSLNIETLEQLKYIGCVIKETLRINPSVPGGFRVALKTFELNGYQIPKGWNVIYSICDTHDVAEVFPNKEEFHPERFMSRAPEDTPGYNYIPFGGGSRRCVGKEFAKILLKIFLIELTTKCNWTLLNGPPTMKTGPTVYPVDNLPTKFSKFVDNYN
- the cyp26a1 gene encoding cytochrome P450 26A1 isoform X1, with protein sequence MVLYTLFATVLCTLVLPVLLFLAAVKLWEIYIVSGRDPSCRSPLPPGTMGLPFLGETLHMVLQRRKFLQMKRQKYGFIYKTHLFGSPTVRVMGAENVRQILLGEHKLVAVQWPASVRTILGSDTLSNLHGAQHKSKKKAVMKAFSRDALEHYIPVIEEEVRCAVTTWLQSDSCVLVYPEMKRLMFRIAMRLLLGFEPEQTKSDEQELVEAFEEMIKNLFSLPIDVPFSGLYRGLKARNFIHSKIEENIKNKISKPADERHHKDALQLLIENCRKNGEPLNMQEIKESATELLFGGHETTASTATSLVTFLGLHQDVVQRMRQELYAKGLLGANSQDKSLNIETLEQLKYIGCVIKETLRINPSVPGGFRVALKTFELNGYQIPKGWNVIYSICDTHDVAEVFPNKEEFHPERFMSRAPEDTPGYNYIPFGGGSRRCVGKEFAKILLKIFLIELTTKCNWTLLNGPPTMKTGPTVYPVDNLPTKFSKFVDNYN